In a genomic window of Synergistales bacterium:
- a CDS encoding 3-isopropylmalate dehydratase small subunit encodes MAKRIVGNAHIFGDDINTDYIIAGKYTKTLDYSSLADHLFEDIDPGFARKCGEGDLVAAGRNFGCGSSREQAPIALKHAGVGAVLARSFARIFFRNAINLGLPALLCDTRDIEAGDRLSLDIEAGNVTNHSQNRTYRVEPLPPIMVAILDEGGLVPYLKRHGDFVTGQRLQT; translated from the coding sequence ATGGCAAAACGGATTGTCGGTAACGCCCATATCTTCGGTGACGATATCAACACCGACTACATCATCGCCGGAAAGTACACGAAGACACTCGACTACTCCAGTCTCGCCGACCATCTCTTCGAGGATATCGATCCCGGGTTCGCCCGCAAATGCGGCGAAGGGGATCTGGTGGCGGCCGGGCGGAACTTCGGCTGCGGTTCCTCCAGGGAACAGGCACCCATCGCCCTGAAACACGCCGGCGTCGGTGCCGTTCTGGCCCGTTCCTTCGCCCGGATCTTCTTTCGCAACGCCATCAACCTCGGCCTGCCGGCCCTGCTCTGCGACACCCGGGATATCGAGGCCGGCGACAGGCTCAGCCTGGACATTGAAGCAGGAAATGTAACCAACCACAGCCAAAACAGGACCTACCGCGTGGAACCGCTCCCCCCCATCATGGTCGCCATCCTCGACGAAGGCGGACTGGTTCCATACCTCAAACGGCACGGCGACTTCGTTACAGGCCAGAGATTGCAAACATAG
- a CDS encoding TRAP transporter large permease: MMTLMVVTFVVCFVIGIPLAMVLGITGLLVIVAMGVPMQLAAQRMFTGLDSFPLMAVPFFILAGDLMNRGGTTVRLIQFANSLVGHITGGLAHANVVANMLFAGISGSAVADASAIGSIMIPAMEKNGYHKDFSAALTSSAATIGPIIPPSIIMVIYGVSVGVSVGGLFAAGFIPGVMMGLGLMVVVYFEARKRNYASFGSFSLARVGSEFKGAIWALLAPLIIIGGILGGVFTPTEAAAVAVVYSFFIGKFVYRELSWRDIPAVLKNSGITTSAVLLIIAMANIFAWVIAANMIPQKLAGVFLSISDNPYVFLIIINIFLLMVGMIMETGAAIILLAPILAPIAVQLGINPLHFGFMMVLNLAIGMATPPVGVCLFVSCGLTGLSLEQISKAVFRFIAVMLVILLIVTYVEQISLVLPRLLGFIQ; this comes from the coding sequence ATGATGACATTGATGGTAGTGACCTTCGTGGTCTGTTTCGTCATCGGCATCCCGCTGGCCATGGTGCTGGGGATCACCGGGCTGCTGGTGATCGTCGCCATGGGGGTGCCCATGCAGCTGGCGGCGCAGCGCATGTTCACCGGGCTTGACTCTTTTCCGCTCATGGCGGTGCCCTTTTTCATCCTCGCCGGTGATCTGATGAACCGCGGCGGCACCACGGTGCGCCTCATCCAGTTCGCCAACAGCCTGGTGGGGCACATCACCGGCGGGCTGGCCCACGCCAACGTGGTGGCCAACATGCTCTTTGCCGGGATCAGCGGCTCCGCCGTGGCCGACGCCTCGGCCATCGGCTCCATCATGATCCCCGCCATGGAGAAAAACGGGTACCACAAGGATTTCAGCGCCGCCCTCACCTCGTCGGCGGCGACCATCGGGCCGATCATCCCGCCCAGCATCATCATGGTGATCTACGGTGTCTCCGTGGGGGTCTCCGTAGGCGGGCTCTTTGCGGCCGGCTTCATTCCCGGCGTGATGATGGGACTTGGACTCATGGTGGTGGTCTACTTCGAGGCCCGGAAGCGCAACTACGCCAGCTTCGGGAGCTTCTCCCTCGCCCGGGTGGGGAGCGAGTTCAAGGGTGCCATCTGGGCGCTGCTGGCGCCGCTGATCATCATCGGAGGGATCCTGGGCGGCGTCTTCACGCCTACCGAGGCGGCCGCCGTAGCGGTGGTCTACTCCTTTTTCATCGGCAAATTCGTCTACCGGGAGCTCTCCTGGAGGGATATCCCCGCCGTGCTCAAAAACAGCGGCATCACCACCTCGGCGGTGCTGCTGATCATCGCCATGGCCAACATCTTCGCCTGGGTGATCGCCGCCAACATGATCCCCCAGAAGCTGGCGGGCGTCTTTCTTTCCATCTCCGACAACCCCTATGTCTTTCTCATTATCATCAACATCTTTCTCCTCATGGTGGGGATGATCATGGAGACCGGCGCGGCGATCATCCTGCTGGCGCCGATCCTGGCACCCATCGCCGTGCAGCTGGGCATCAACCCGCTGCATTTCGGTTTCATGATGGTGCTCAACCTGGCCATCGGGATGGCCACGCCGCCCGTCGGGGTCTGCCTCTTCGTCAGCTGCGGTCTCACCGGCCTCAGCCTGGAGCAGATCTCCAAGGCGGTCTTCCGGTTCATCGCCGTCATGCTGGTGATTCTGCTGATCGTCACCTACGTGGAGCAGATCTCCCTGGTTCTGCCGCGGCTGCTCGGGTTTATCCAGTAG
- a CDS encoding TRAP transporter small permease, with translation MAFLQRLNRLFDRIASVLVISLMAVMGVVAFTAVVFRFVLHSPLTWTEESARYMMIWVTFMGAGLAMRQRRHIGVTIVVQRLPASLQRTVNMFAEIVMIAFMGVLLYQGLNLTYQLRTQVSPAMNFPMIIPYLAVPAGALYLMTAILEFFLDRSAGALSTADTELERQNYGEPEQDNEEDRP, from the coding sequence GTGGCGTTCCTCCAGAGACTGAACCGTCTCTTTGACAGAATCGCGTCGGTGCTCGTGATCTCGCTGATGGCCGTGATGGGCGTGGTGGCCTTTACGGCGGTGGTCTTCCGGTTTGTCCTCCATTCGCCCCTGACCTGGACCGAGGAGTCGGCCCGGTACATGATGATCTGGGTGACCTTCATGGGCGCCGGGCTGGCCATGCGGCAGCGCCGGCATATCGGGGTGACCATCGTGGTCCAGCGCCTGCCGGCGTCGCTCCAGCGTACCGTCAACATGTTCGCCGAAATCGTGATGATCGCCTTTATGGGCGTGCTGCTCTACCAGGGGCTGAACCTCACCTACCAGCTGCGGACACAGGTTTCGCCGGCCATGAACTTCCCCATGATCATCCCCTATCTGGCCGTGCCGGCGGGGGCGCTCTACCTGATGACGGCAATCCTGGAGTTCTTCCTGGATCGTTCCGCCGGTGCGCTCTCCACGGCGGATACGGAGCTGGAGCGGCAGAACTACGGGGAACCAGAGCAGGACAACGAGGAGGATAGGCCATGA
- a CDS encoding 3-isopropylmalate dehydratase large subunit: MGKTAVEQIIGAHCGQDVVAGDYAVVSVDLAMSHDSTGPIAIRAFREFGTERVSHPERIVFILDHATPSPNERVSGLHSMIREFASAQGIRLYDVGEGVCHQIVVEEGLAAPGQFAVGTDSHTCTYGALNALSFGIGSTDMSGVFLTGKLWLKVPQTMKLRYHGEPHPVVTGKDLMLATIGRIGSGGADYLALEFSGEAIDSLPVPERLTMANMSIECGAKAGIMPADRVLREWRASLGHRGGTPVASDPDAEYAATLDLDAGSIAPQIAKPHTVDNVAPVTDVEGTPVQQVFIGTCTNGRLEDLRTAARYLASRQVAEGVRLLICPASRKIFQSAAAEGLLETFLKAGAVIMPPGCGPCPGTHLGIPGDGETVLSTANRNFKGRMGNNKAAIYLASPATCAASAVEGRIRDPRGFDVKGVRH; encoded by the coding sequence ATGGGGAAAACCGCGGTTGAACAGATCATCGGCGCCCACTGCGGACAGGATGTCGTCGCCGGAGACTACGCTGTGGTCTCGGTGGACCTTGCCATGAGTCACGACAGTACCGGACCGATCGCCATCAGGGCGTTCCGCGAATTCGGAACGGAACGCGTCAGCCACCCTGAGCGGATCGTTTTCATCCTGGATCACGCTACCCCCAGCCCGAACGAACGGGTCAGCGGGCTGCATTCCATGATCCGGGAGTTCGCCTCGGCGCAGGGCATCAGGCTCTACGACGTCGGCGAGGGCGTCTGCCATCAAATCGTGGTGGAAGAAGGCCTGGCGGCGCCGGGGCAGTTCGCCGTCGGTACGGACTCCCATACCTGTACCTACGGGGCGCTGAACGCCCTCTCCTTTGGTATCGGCTCCACCGACATGAGCGGCGTCTTCCTGACGGGGAAGCTGTGGCTGAAGGTACCCCAGACGATGAAACTCCGCTACCACGGGGAACCCCACCCGGTGGTTACGGGCAAGGATCTCATGCTGGCCACCATCGGCAGGATCGGTTCCGGCGGCGCCGATTATCTGGCCCTGGAGTTTTCCGGGGAAGCCATTGACTCCCTGCCCGTTCCCGAGCGGCTGACCATGGCCAACATGAGCATCGAGTGCGGTGCCAAGGCCGGCATCATGCCCGCCGACCGGGTACTCAGAGAGTGGCGGGCTTCGCTGGGACACAGAGGGGGCACACCGGTGGCAAGCGACCCCGACGCTGAGTACGCCGCGACCCTGGACCTCGATGCCGGCTCCATAGCGCCCCAGATCGCCAAACCACACACCGTGGACAATGTCGCCCCCGTCACAGATGTGGAGGGCACCCCGGTACAGCAGGTATTCATCGGGACCTGCACCAACGGACGCCTGGAAGACCTTCGGACGGCGGCACGCTATCTGGCATCCCGTCAGGTCGCGGAAGGGGTGCGGCTCCTGATCTGTCCTGCCTCGCGCAAGATCTTTCAGTCAGCCGCCGCGGAAGGTCTGTTGGAGACCTTCCTGAAGGCAGGGGCCGTCATAATGCCTCCCGGCTGCGGCCCCTGCCCGGGGACCCACCTGGGGATCCCCGGCGACGGCGAAACCGTGCTCTCCACCGCAAACCGGAACTTCAAAGGACGTATGGGCAACAACAAAGCCGCCATCTACCTGGCCTCGCCGGCCACCTGCGCCGCCTCGGCCGTAGAGGGCAGAATACGTGACCCGCGGGGCTTCGACGTCAAGGGGGTGCGGCACTGA
- a CDS encoding TAXI family TRAP transporter solute-binding subunit, which produces MTRNKFLLALLVIVAVFALSATAGMARDTQYLNMGSTSSTSGLYSWCVATASVMNKADIGVNVTVVESGAALDNLRRMHDGIFDFALCVDLPSAMQMYKGMDTFEGEQWKEVRWLFVRNIIADRVYVRKDSGVEYFSDLAGKRFSPGIPGSSGAGYMMKIDEVLGTEIDFLPAAYGDAINLLKQGRIVGLQKSSSINAIDSSLIEVNLTTPITAIGFKKENIEKVRETYPYLNFLETPKGKIKQLPEVGPIWEECPIVGAVATPRISQETGYHMIKTYVENFDKIADAYSGVKGWKPVEDYFKYAAPGGEIPAHAGLVQYAKEQGIDVPERFIPPEYEPQQ; this is translated from the coding sequence ATGACACGGAACAAGTTCCTATTGGCGCTGCTGGTTATTGTAGCGGTCTTCGCTTTGAGCGCTACGGCGGGAATGGCGCGGGATACCCAATATCTGAATATGGGCAGCACCTCGTCCACATCCGGCCTCTACTCCTGGTGTGTGGCCACGGCTTCGGTGATGAACAAGGCCGATATCGGCGTCAATGTCACCGTCGTCGAAAGCGGTGCAGCCCTGGACAATCTGCGGAGGATGCACGACGGCATCTTTGATTTTGCCCTCTGTGTCGACCTCCCCTCGGCCATGCAGATGTACAAGGGGATGGACACCTTCGAGGGCGAACAGTGGAAGGAAGTACGCTGGCTCTTCGTGCGGAATATCATCGCCGACCGTGTCTATGTCCGCAAGGATTCCGGCGTCGAGTATTTCTCCGATCTCGCAGGCAAGCGGTTCAGCCCCGGCATCCCCGGTTCGTCCGGTGCGGGGTACATGATGAAGATCGACGAGGTTCTGGGAACGGAGATCGACTTCCTTCCCGCGGCCTACGGGGACGCCATCAACCTTCTCAAGCAGGGCAGGATCGTGGGGCTCCAGAAGTCCAGCTCCATCAACGCCATCGACTCCTCGCTCATCGAAGTGAACCTCACCACACCCATTACCGCTATCGGATTCAAAAAGGAGAATATCGAGAAGGTCCGCGAGACCTACCCCTATCTCAACTTTCTGGAAACGCCCAAAGGCAAGATCAAGCAGCTCCCCGAGGTCGGCCCCATTTGGGAAGAGTGTCCCATTGTGGGCGCTGTGGCGACACCGCGGATCTCGCAGGAGACCGGCTACCACATGATCAAGACCTATGTGGAGAACTTCGACAAGATCGCCGACGCCTACTCCGGCGTAAAGGGCTGGAAGCCCGTGGAGGACTACTTCAAATACGCCGCACCGGGTGGAGAGATCCCGGCTCATGCCGGCCTGGTACAGTACGCGAAGGAACAGGGGATCGACGTTCCGGAACGCTTCATCCCGCCGGAATACGAACCGCAGCAGTAG
- a CDS encoding TRAP transporter fused permease subunit, with the protein MSQGLAILLENRHRLLFWGALVFALVQLSVPIFVPLLDLQLRAMHVALGLSLALLAFPFSKKAEEDRLSWWDLFTIAVVFAANINIYFNATSIYMRPGEAGTFDLVLGVALLLIVLDAARRTVGWAIPIMVVLLFVYIMAGDLFPGMWKLRGITLRYVLNTSYYSPLGLFGSVTGMSATFISMFIIFGALLTASGGGRTFIDIALALTGRLRGGPAKAAVVASALFGSISGSGVANVSVTGNYTIPLMKRLGYHPNFAGAVEAIASTGGGITPPIMSVTAFMMAEFLGISYLKIIGYASIPCLMYYIGVFGGVHFRTVRAGLASLPEEEIPRWKDVLTFRRLSVLVIPTGTLLVLIGIGRPLLYAGFYACLSSVILTLLLDTPVKGIATTLHDLAYALKDGSIGLARIIPILVAVNVLVNMIGITGIAPKLSGLIMAMGSESLILALLIASIVPFLLGTSLPVVPTYVLCLSILVPPLLRLGVDPVAAHLFFIYWALLGGVTPPTCTQAIVAAGIAGGDWFRTGLNAVRLGVVAFIVPFCFVLNPAMVGRVPNLIRILYTAGSGALGAFVISYGFFGHAESRFNLPIRMLFVAGGIFLLFPSNIYAVIGLVCTGIGLLVERLIKRSAAVSVGPAAMTTHGTNHRTAQSRPSSPQEEVKR; encoded by the coding sequence ATGTCGCAGGGTCTTGCAATCCTTCTGGAAAACCGTCACCGATTGCTTTTCTGGGGAGCGCTGGTCTTTGCTCTGGTGCAGCTTTCCGTCCCTATTTTCGTTCCTCTCCTCGACCTCCAGCTCAGGGCGATGCACGTGGCGCTGGGACTCTCGCTGGCGCTGCTCGCCTTCCCCTTCAGTAAAAAAGCGGAAGAAGACCGCCTTTCCTGGTGGGATCTCTTTACCATCGCCGTTGTCTTCGCCGCCAACATCAACATCTATTTCAACGCCACCAGCATCTATATGCGACCCGGAGAGGCCGGTACCTTCGATCTGGTTCTCGGCGTAGCACTGCTTCTCATTGTGCTCGATGCGGCACGCCGGACCGTGGGATGGGCGATCCCCATCATGGTGGTGCTGCTCTTCGTCTATATCATGGCTGGGGATCTGTTCCCGGGCATGTGGAAGCTCCGGGGGATCACACTGCGGTATGTTCTGAACACCAGCTACTACTCGCCGCTGGGACTCTTCGGCAGTGTCACCGGAATGTCGGCCACCTTCATCTCCATGTTCATCATCTTCGGAGCCCTTCTGACAGCCAGCGGCGGCGGACGCACCTTCATCGACATCGCCCTGGCGCTCACCGGGAGACTCCGGGGCGGACCGGCCAAGGCGGCGGTGGTGGCCAGCGCCCTCTTCGGCAGCATCTCCGGAAGCGGGGTCGCCAATGTCTCCGTCACGGGGAACTACACCATCCCCCTGATGAAGCGACTCGGCTACCATCCCAACTTCGCCGGGGCCGTAGAGGCGATCGCTTCCACTGGAGGCGGGATCACGCCCCCCATCATGAGCGTCACGGCGTTCATGATGGCCGAGTTCCTGGGCATCTCCTACCTCAAGATCATCGGCTACGCCAGCATCCCCTGCCTGATGTACTACATCGGGGTCTTCGGCGGGGTGCATTTCCGGACGGTCCGCGCCGGACTGGCGTCACTCCCCGAGGAGGAGATCCCCCGCTGGAAGGACGTGCTGACCTTCCGTCGGCTGTCGGTGCTGGTGATCCCCACGGGAACGCTGCTCGTTCTGATCGGAATCGGCAGGCCGCTTCTCTATGCGGGTTTCTACGCCTGTCTCTCCAGCGTAATCCTTACGCTCCTGCTGGACACGCCCGTGAAGGGCATCGCCACCACGCTGCACGATCTGGCCTACGCACTGAAGGACGGGAGCATCGGCCTCGCCCGGATCATCCCGATTCTGGTGGCCGTGAACGTGCTGGTCAACATGATCGGCATCACGGGGATCGCCCCCAAACTCAGCGGGCTGATCATGGCCATGGGGAGCGAGAGTCTCATCCTGGCGTTGCTCATAGCCAGCATCGTGCCCTTCCTCCTGGGGACATCCCTGCCTGTCGTACCCACCTACGTCCTCTGCCTCTCCATTCTCGTTCCGCCGCTGCTCCGTCTCGGCGTGGACCCGGTAGCGGCCCATCTCTTTTTCATCTACTGGGCCCTGCTGGGAGGGGTGACGCCACCAACCTGCACACAGGCCATCGTCGCAGCGGGCATCGCCGGCGGGGACTGGTTCCGAACCGGCCTCAACGCCGTCCGGCTCGGCGTGGTGGCCTTCATCGTTCCCTTCTGCTTTGTCCTCAATCCCGCCATGGTCGGCCGGGTGCCAAACCTGATCAGGATCCTCTACACGGCGGGAAGCGGCGCCCTGGGTGCATTCGTGATCTCCTACGGGTTCTTCGGCCATGCGGAGAGCAGGTTCAATCTCCCCATACGCATGCTGTTTGTTGCCGGTGGGATCTTCCTGCTCTTCCCCAGCAACATCTACGCTGTCATCGGCCTGGTCTGTACCGGAATCGGTCTTCTGGTCGAACGTCTCATCAAGCGCTCAGCCGCCGTATCCGTCGGACCGGCAGCGATGACAACACACGGGACAAACCACAGGACGGCACAGAGCCGTCCATCATCACCACAGGAAGAGGTGAAACGGTAA
- a CDS encoding MmgE/PrpD family protein, whose protein sequence is MARTINEELSAFAANLKYEDIPAEVLDHLKIVLLDGYGCGLFGSTTPWMQIYRDTLTATTDRKESSIWGTGDKTSVLMAMMLNGSAINSFELDDTHTDGIIHVSTGVLGCITAFAEMMGNLSGKDFLTAAALAFEISCRVAAPVGMEIAHQGFNNTGSCCPFGSTAGVGHMLGLNTEQMMNAMGIAGNWAGGLQAVQFSAMAKRIVPSKSSEGAILGAQLAKNGFTGITDVFENKFGGFYNCFTDDVYDKDRICGDLGTRWELMGIGLKMYSTCRSKHTTIGALRRFREEHPDIGPEDIKKVTAHTTSITRKYSVDADAITSVVAAQLSHPYVCAVTLLEGNAFIDQFTEEKIRDPRILELARKVEVVDDEEIENLPRAYRYTVKVDVETADGRIFNLRETYPKGHPNNPFTEAELRYKFTSLAGRAFPEPERQERIITTVRNMEELDSVTAFTGLLGTGS, encoded by the coding sequence ATGGCACGGACCATCAATGAAGAGCTCTCCGCATTCGCGGCGAACCTGAAGTACGAGGACATCCCCGCAGAGGTACTGGACCATCTGAAGATCGTCCTGCTCGACGGATACGGCTGCGGCCTCTTCGGCTCCACCACACCGTGGATGCAGATCTACCGGGATACCCTGACGGCCACCACGGACCGAAAGGAATCCAGCATCTGGGGAACAGGAGACAAGACCTCTGTACTGATGGCCATGATGCTCAACGGTTCGGCCATCAACTCCTTCGAACTTGACGACACCCATACCGACGGCATCATCCACGTCTCCACCGGTGTCCTGGGCTGCATCACCGCCTTTGCCGAGATGATGGGGAATCTCTCCGGCAAGGACTTCCTCACCGCAGCAGCTCTGGCCTTCGAGATCTCCTGCCGCGTCGCGGCGCCGGTGGGCATGGAGATCGCCCACCAGGGATTCAACAACACCGGATCCTGCTGCCCCTTCGGCTCCACCGCAGGCGTGGGGCACATGCTTGGGCTGAACACCGAACAGATGATGAACGCCATGGGCATCGCCGGCAACTGGGCCGGCGGACTGCAGGCCGTTCAGTTTTCGGCCATGGCCAAACGAATCGTACCCTCCAAGAGCTCCGAAGGCGCCATCCTCGGTGCTCAGCTGGCGAAAAACGGCTTCACCGGGATCACCGATGTCTTTGAAAACAAGTTCGGCGGATTCTACAACTGCTTCACCGACGACGTCTACGACAAGGACCGGATATGCGGTGATCTGGGCACCCGCTGGGAACTGATGGGCATCGGCCTCAAGATGTACTCCACCTGCCGGAGCAAACACACCACCATCGGGGCTCTCAGGCGCTTCCGGGAGGAACACCCCGATATCGGTCCGGAGGATATCAAGAAGGTCACGGCCCACACTACCAGCATCACCAGAAAGTACTCCGTGGACGCCGACGCCATCACCAGCGTTGTGGCCGCCCAGCTGAGTCATCCCTATGTCTGCGCCGTCACCCTCCTTGAGGGAAATGCCTTCATCGACCAGTTCACCGAGGAAAAGATCAGGGATCCCAGAATCCTTGAGCTGGCCAGAAAGGTAGAGGTTGTGGACGACGAGGAGATCGAAAACCTGCCCCGGGCCTACCGCTATACCGTCAAGGTGGATGTGGAAACCGCGGACGGCCGGATCTTCAATCTCAGGGAGACCTACCCGAAGGGACACCCCAACAACCCCTTCACGGAGGCGGAACTGCGTTACAAGTTTACGTCACTGGCCGGCAGGGCCTTTCCGGAACCGGAGCGGCAGGAACGGATCATCACCACCGTGCGGAATATGGAAGAGCTCGATTCGGTCACGGCGTTCACGGGACTTCTCGGTACCGGATCGTAG
- a CDS encoding isocitrate lyase/PEP mutase family protein, translating into MRMTTQLKQLVEARQALVCPGAHDAISAKLIEQYGFKALQVSGFGLAASYLGLPDMAFLSFNEALQFSRNIVDAVSVPVMFDADTGFGNAINARRVTREFIKAGAGGMNIEDQVFPKRCGHMEGKQIVPPEEMVKKIVACRRAADELDSDFVINARTDAIAVEGIEAAIDRGKAYAEAGADLIFVEAPRSEEQIKRAIRDIGAPVSINLFDAVVGGKTPLVAIETLRAMGVGRISIPVGPLFAAIKGMQNYLQAITGDRLAEGRTDLVAGFDEFKELIGYHHYRSLEQEYLPKFVE; encoded by the coding sequence ATGAGAATGACCACACAGCTCAAACAACTGGTGGAAGCGCGGCAGGCACTGGTCTGTCCCGGGGCACACGACGCGATCTCGGCCAAACTGATCGAGCAGTATGGCTTCAAGGCTCTTCAGGTCAGCGGGTTCGGGCTCGCCGCCTCCTATCTGGGCTTGCCCGACATGGCCTTTCTGTCGTTCAACGAAGCGTTGCAGTTTTCCAGGAATATCGTCGATGCCGTCTCCGTCCCTGTCATGTTCGATGCCGACACGGGCTTCGGCAACGCCATCAACGCCCGGCGGGTAACCCGGGAGTTCATCAAGGCAGGCGCCGGGGGCATGAACATCGAGGACCAGGTCTTCCCCAAGCGCTGCGGGCATATGGAGGGGAAACAGATTGTTCCCCCCGAGGAAATGGTGAAAAAGATCGTCGCCTGCCGCAGGGCCGCCGACGAACTGGACAGCGACTTCGTCATCAACGCCCGTACCGACGCTATCGCCGTGGAAGGGATCGAGGCAGCCATCGACCGCGGCAAGGCCTATGCCGAAGCCGGCGCCGATCTGATCTTTGTGGAGGCTCCCCGTTCGGAAGAACAGATCAAACGTGCCATCCGCGACATCGGGGCACCGGTAAGCATCAACCTCTTCGACGCCGTGGTGGGAGGCAAGACACCGCTTGTGGCCATCGAGACCCTTCGCGCCATGGGTGTCGGTCGCATCAGCATCCCCGTAGGGCCGCTCTTCGCCGCCATCAAGGGGATGCAAAACTATCTCCAGGCCATCACCGGCGACCGTCTGGCTGAAGGCCGGACCGACCTCGTCGCCGGTTTCGACGAATTCAAGGAGCTGATCGGCTACCACCACTACCGCTCTCTGGAACAGGAGTACCTCCCCAAATTTGTCGAATAA